The region GACCAGAACCCAGACCAGGATGCCCACGCCGAAAAGCACGAACACGGTTTCCAGGGCGGCGAAAAGTTCGGATTTGGCCACACTCGCGTTGACTTCGTCCAGGGGGGTCGTGATCTCGAACGCGCCGTGGATTTCGCCTTCCTTCCATCCTTCCTTGATGCCGCCAACCGGGTCACGGTCGCCCTTGTTGTCGCCGTGGCAGTAGAGGCATTCCTTGGTCAGCCGAATGGGGCGAAAATAATGGATGGCGTTGTCTTGAATGATGACCTTCTCGGTCAGATTCTCGGCCTTGAGTTCAGCCAGGACCTCTTCCTCGAAGGGGGTGGGTTTGTTTACCGGGTTGCGTGGGGCGATCTTGGGGACCCGGAAGTTGTATTGCAGTTTTTTGGCCTGCTGTTTGGCGATGTTGATGGCCGTGATGACCGGGATGGACTCAAGGAGCTTTTCCTGGGTGTCGAGCTGGTCGAAAGGCATGATGATGCCCATGGTAAGCTTCTTGGCCATTTCGTTCCGGGCGGCCTCGGCCATGAGGATGAGTGCGCGGCTCTGCTGGACAATGCCCTTTTCGGCATCGTTGCGGATTTGTATGGCCTGATGGACGGACAATACCACGGCGACGATGACAGGTCCGAGCAGGGCCAGGGCCAGCACTTTAACCTTTAAGCTCAAATTGGTGAACATTGAACCCCCAAGATATTTGAATGTCACGACAACAACGGTATCGTCCGGTTGCGTGCAATACTATACGGTAAAGAAGTTTTTGGTAAGAAAAAAATGAAACGATCCGGCTTCTCGCGCCTAAGGATAGGGTCTCAGGGAAAGAGGGCGGCAACGGTGCCGTCCAGTAGGCATCCTTCAACGCCCCGCCCGAACGGGATGTTAACGATCCCACATAACGGCATCTAGCCGAAATCCTTTCATCTGTCCATATAAGGGACAGGCGCCAAACGGAAAAAGGGCCGCATCCTTGAGGATACGGCCCTGTTTCATGCTGGTGCCGAAGAGAAGACTCGAACTTCCACGGTCGTGAAACCACATGGTCCTGAACCATGCGTGTCTACCAATTCCACCACTTCGGCACGTTCAGGAAGAGAATGTCTATAAGAGAACCGTGTGGTTGGCAAGCCTTTTTTCAAAAAAAATCCACCTTCGGAACAAGTCGATAGGAATGCGCCGAAACCCTGGCCCGGATATTGTCACGCCTTTTGGTGTTTGCGTGACATGCTTGTCCGAAGTGTGCGGATGTTCATATGAACGAGGCACGGCCACTAAACGTTTCCAACAATAACCTACTCCAGGAGTCGACATGAAACGCATTTGCTCACTGATACTCGCCTTTTGCCTGCTCATCCCATCCGGGGCGTTCGCCGCGGACCTGTTCATCGCGCAGGCGGCCAACTTCACCCCGGTCATGAAGGAGATCATCCCCGCCTTTGAAAAGGCCACCGGGTTGAAAGCCCAGGCTACCTACGCCTCCACGGGCAAGTTGTACGGTCAGATCGTCAACGACGCACCGTTCGACATCTTCCTGGCCGCCGACGAGAAGCGCCCGAACAAGCTCTTTGCAGACGGCCTGGCCGAGAAGCCGTTCGTCTATGCCAAGGGCCAGGTGGTCCTGTGGTCCAACGACAAGAATTTCTGCGGCGACGACTGGAAGGCCACCGTGGTCAACGACGCCGTCAAGCGCGTGTCCATCGCCAACACCGAGACCGCGCCCTACGGTACCTCGTCCATGAAGGCCATGCAGGCCGTGGGCATCTGGGAAAAGGTCCAGCCCAAGCTGGTCTTCGGCCAGTCCATCTCCCAGGCCTTCCAGTTTGCGTCCACCGGTTCGGCTGACGCGGGCTTCTGCGCCTATTCCTCCGTATTCACCGAGGTGGGCAAAAAGGGCTGCTTCACCGTTGTCGACGAAGCGCCGCCGGTCATCCAGGCCGCCTGTGTGCTCAAGTCCGCGCCCCATGCCGATGCGGCCGCCAAGTTCGTGAAATTCCTGGCCTCCCCCGAGGTTCAGGCGATGAAGCTCAAGTACGGATACAAATAGCTCATGGATTGGACACCACTGATCCTCTCGGCCAAACTGGCCATTTGGACCATGTTGCTCATCCCTATCTTGGCCTCCCCGATGGCCAGCTTGCTGGCCTTCGGGAGGTTCAAGGGGAAGAGCCTCCTTGATGCCGTGGTCACACTGCCCATGGTCATGCCGCCCACGGTCCTCGGTTTTGCCCTGCTCGTGGTCATGGGACCGCGCGGCTACCTGGGCGGGGCGTGGGAGGATGTAACCGGTAATCGGCTGGTCTTCAGTTTTTCCGGCATCCTGATTGCCTCGCTGATCTTCAATCTGCCGTTCGCGGTCCAGCCCTTGCGCGCATCACTGGAAAAACTGGATCCGAGGCTGCTGGAAAGTGCGGCGGTGCTGGGGTTGTCCCCCTTGTCCACCTTCTTCCGAATAGTCCTGCCCAACTGCCTTGGGGGCCTGGCTGCCGCATCCATTCTGGTCTTTGCCCACAGTCTCGGCGAGTTCGGCGTCATCCTCATGGTCGGGGGCAGCATCCCCGGGCAGACCCAGGTGGCCTCGGTGGCCATCTTCGAGGCGGTCGAGGCCCTGCGCTTTGACGACGCCTTCCGCATGTCGGCGGCATTGATCCCCGTCTGCTTCGCGGTGCTTCTGATAATCAACAAGATCAATGCGAGGCGTGCATAATGCTCAACGTCGAAATGACAAAACGGCTGAAACACTTCGACCTCGATATCTCCTTTTCCTGCGCTCCCGGCGAACTCACGGCGGTGATCGGACCCTCGGGCGCGGGCAAGACTACCCTGGTCCGGCTGCTCGCCGGGCTGGAGCGGCCAGACGGGGGAAGAATCACCTTTGGGGATACGGTCTGGGCCGATGCCGGCTCACGTGTCTTTCTGCCCGCGCGTAAACGCGGCCTGGGGCTGGTCTTTCAGGACTACACCCTGTTCCCGCATCTGAGCATCCGCAAGAACGTGGCCTTTGCCGCGTCCAGCGAGGAGCGGGTGGACGAGTTGATGACCATGTTCGGTATCCGCCACCTTGAATCGAGCAAGCCGTCGGGCATCTCCGGCGGCGAGCGCCAGCGCGCGGCCTTTTGTCAGGCCCTTGCCCGGGATCCCGTGCTGCTTCTTCTGGACGAGCCGTTTTCTGCCCTGGACGTGGCCAATCGGCGCAATCTGCGCAGCTGCCTCAAGGAATTGAAGAGCGAGTTGAACATCCCCATCCTGCACGTGACCCACGATCTGGACGAGGCCCTGTTCCTGGGGGACACCATCCTGGCCGTGGAGAGCGGCAAGATCGCTCCCAACTGGCTCAAGGAGCAGCAAGCCATACAACACCGTCTGGCCGTGTCCGGTTTGGCCCGGAGCGACGGTGGGGCCGCAGCCTGCGCCAATGGACCGAGACCCGTGGAGCACGCGCTCCTCGGTTGCGGGTAATGGAACGAGCCTTGAGGATGTGTCCGGCGGCTGTCCGCCGGACGCGTTCAATTCGCGCGCAAGGTGATTCTGAGGATTTCCCCCGGCTTCCAGAGCCGCATGCGCACCCCCCACGAACCGGCGCCACGGCTGACGATGAGCGTCATCGGGCCGATGGCGAACCGGCCTTCCACCAGCGGATAGATCAACCGCTCCACATAGTTGAAGGGCCAGATTTGGCCGCCGTGCGTATGCCCGCAGAGCATCAGTTGGGTTCCGAGGTCCGCGGCCTGATCGTAGCGGCGGGGAGTGTGGGAGAGCAGGATGGTGGCCCCGGCAGGGCGGTTTTCAAGGGCCAGGGCAACCGGGTCGAGATGCCGTCTCTCTTCGGGAATGGAGTCCAGGTCCTCAACGCCTGCCACCACCAGACCGGGCGCGGGCGTAACCCACTTGTCCACCAATACCGTGATTCCGGATCTTGCAAGCGTGCCCAATGCCTTGATCGGCGAGCCGTAATTTTCATGGTTGCCCGGCACGGCGTACACCCCAAGGGGTGCCTCCAGGCGGCGCAGGATAGGCTCAAGCTCGTCCAGGTAGCGGGAGTGTCCTTCCACGATGTCGCCCGGAAGCAGGATGATGTCCGGCTGAAGGGCCAGGATCTGATCCACACGGGCCTGGAGCCAGTCCGGGCCGACCTGCGTGCCCACGTGGAGATCAGAGGCGACCACTGCCACGATTCCGTCGAGATTTCCGGGCAGGCCGGGCAGGGCTACCTCATACTCGGTTACGACCGGTGCGCGATGCCCCTGGACGAGGGCGATGCCGAACAGCACAAGTGCGCCCATCACGGCGAGGCCGCGCAGTCTTGCCGATACGCGGGGCAGCAGCACCCCGAACCCGGTGATCAGATCCACAACGGCCAGCAGCAGGGCGCAAAAGAAAAGGAAGATGAGCAGAGACAGTGCGGAGGTCTCCGCGACCTGGGTCCACGGGCCGAAGTTGGCGAGGCCCGAATAGCGGCCGACCACGATCACCAGCCAGGCGGCCATGGCCATTCGCAAGCGGGGACGACGCGAAAAGGCTCCCATGACCGGGACACCGTCAAGGCGCAGAAATACGTAGGCGGTCATGATTGCCGCCACTCCAAGGAGGATGGGTCCGGACATCGCGCATCATTATCAGCTCCGGATTTGAAACGCCAGATGGCCTCGGACGGCCGGACCGATATTTTTTTCGAACACCACCATCAACCTTAAAAAAATGGAGTTTGATTATGAAACTGAGCGCAAGAAATCTCATTCCCGGCAAGGTCAAGGAAGTAACCATCGGCATGGTCAACGCCGAGGTGGTCATCGAGATCGCCCCGGCCGTGGAGGTCGTTTCCGTGATCACCAAGAACTCGGTGGAGCGGATGGACATCAAGGTCGGTGATGAGGTCGAGGCCATGGTCAAGGCGACCAGCGTTATGATCGCCAAGGATTAATCTCCTCGTCCGGAACTAAACAGCCAAGGGCACCTCTGAAGGGTGCCCTTTTTGTCTTTGGTCGGCATCGTTTCGGGATAACGGAACTTTTTATATCATTTTGCCGACCGGCCAGATTCGGCCTCGGATAGGGCGTTGACGCAGCTGGCGTTTGGGAGCATATCCGCCCTGCGCGCGGCCTTGTTCTCGAGGCCGTGCCGGAAGCGTCGAGCGCCCGCATACTGGTGCGCCTGTGCCCGTGACGCATTTCGGCGAGGCGGTGAATCTCCGCGCTACCCAGAAGACTTCAACCCTCCGGGCTTCGGGCGACAGCCCCATATCAACATGATTCCGTTTTCCGATTACTACAGCGGCCGTAGGGTGTTCCTGACCGGCCATACAGGTTTCAAGGGCGCTTGGCTCGCCCTTTGGCTTCACTCTCTTGGCGCCGAGGTCACCGGGTACTCCCTGGTTCCGCCGTCAGAACCCAATCTGTTCGAGGCCGCGGACGTGGCGGATCGTATCCGTCATGTGAACGGGGATATCCTCAATGCCGAGGCCCTGGAGCGCGCCATGGCCGAGAGCCGTCCCGAGGTGGTCTTCCACCTGGCGGCACAGGCCCTCATTCCCGATTCCCTGGAACATCCTCTGGAGACCCTGAAGATCAATGTAATGGGATCGGCCAACGTCCTCGAGGCGGTGCGGCGTACCGACTCCGTGCGGGCCGTGGTCTGCGCATCCACGGACAAGATCTACGACAATCTCGCCCAACCTTGGGGGTACCGCGAGATCGATCCGTTGGGTGGTCATGATCCATACAGCGCCACCAAGGGGGCCATGGAACTCGTTTGCGCCTCCTGGAACAGATCGTTTTTTCTCCCCGAAGGGCGCGTCGGCTCAGCCACTGTCCGTGCCGGAAACTATATTGGCGGCGGCGACTTCGGCGCGTACCGGCTGGTTCCGGATTACGTCCGTGCCGTGCGCGACGGCAGGATTCTGGAGATTGGCAGACCCAATCTCGTGCGCCAGTGGCAGCACGTGCTCGAGCCTCTGAGCGGTTACCTCTGGTTGGCCGTCAAGTTGGCCGAGGACCCGGCCCGTTTCGGCGGTCCCTGGAACTTTGCGCCTGCTGACAACACCTGCTCTGATGAAACGCTGGTGGAAACCATTCGAAGCGTGAGCAGAATGGGCGGCTGGAAGGTCGTACCCGGCGACGGGCGGGATGGTTCCGAAGAGGGCGTGCTCAAGCTGTGCAGCGACAAGGCCGCCGTGGAGCTGCAGTGGAAGGCCGTCCTTGACCTGAAAAGGACCGTGGACATGACCATGCGCGGCTATGATCCGTTCCTCGGCAGAGAGTTCGACGCCGGCGAGGTCTGCCTGGGACAGATCGACGAGTACACGGCCCTGGCCGCCCGCAGGGGAATGGCCTGGGCACTGTAACCCGGGGCGGCAACTGCTTGCCGCAAGTCTTTTAGGTAATAGAAACAGGGCCGCATCCTTGAGGATACGGCCCTGTTTCACTCTGGTGCTGAAGAGAAGACTCGGAATCTTTCGGGAATCGATAGTATGATAATATATTGATTTTATTTAAGTATTTTGTTAGAATGTTCTTCCTGTTCGAAGAGTGGCCTAGCGTTTTGACCCTGCTTCAGCAAGAGATGGATGACTAATATTTTATTTTAGGCTAAAAAAAATAGTCTGGCTATTGAAAATGGCCATAGGTGTGTTAGAAGGGGGCGAAGAGAGGCCGATATGTCCAAAAAGAAAACGTTGATACTCCCCGGTCCTTCGAAGTTTCCCATGAAGAAGCCAGCAAAGGCTCCTACATTGTCGTTGGCCGAGAAGACAATCAAAGATCTTGAGTGGCTAAAGGAGACTTTGGGGATAAACTATAAACAGATTTTTTTGGCGCTTTTTGGGGATGGCGGAAGAACTTTGCTAGAGTTTTTTTCGGGTGTGGAGCTTACCAGTCCAGAAGGGCAAGGGAGCAATCGTAAATCTTATTCGCTAACACATGAGACTGTTCAAACAATGGATAGAGTCGCTAAGGAGCTTGGAGTCACTCGAAGCAGGTTGGTCGATATCTCGATACAAGCCTATGCTTATACCGTTGATATCGCAAAGAAAAAGGAAGAAAAGGCCATTGAAGAAATGATTCCACAAGTGAAAGCTTTCAAAAAAGCCTTTGAAGAATTAGATGTTACTTTTTGGCGAGAAAAGTCTGACAGTTTCGGGTTGATGGAGGAATATATTTATCAATTTTTTAGGGAATTGGAGAATAAGAATGCTCTGTGATTTGACCAAGCTCGGATGTGCCCGAGCTATGCAACCCAGTGTCCACCCAATTTTATGATGGACCAGTATTATTGGGTGAAGCTATGCGCCGACCAGGGGGCGTTTATGAATATAAGTAAACAAAGAAGGCTGTCGGTAAAATTTGTCAGGCAATAGCTAAGACTAGACGAAAGTGTGTCTTGCTGGATGAAGCTAGTGGAGAAATCGCTGTATACAGTATGATTTAACTCGTTGCAGGGAAGAGAGGGAATCCATGAAGAAAGCGTTAGACAGAAGGGTATTTATCTTGGGTGTACTCGGCCAAGAATTTAATGCAAAATTATCGTGTGTTGGTGGGCATTATCAGTACCTTTTTACTGGCGATGGGATTGCAGTTTACTTCCAGAATTTCAATAAGCCAAGTAAAAAACTTTGGTTCCGCCTCAACAAAACACCTCTTGAGAAGCTGAGAGGATATGAGAAGGCTTATGTTGTATTTACCAATCCACCAGATAATTCATATTACATGATACCGGTGGCAGATATTGATGAAAAGCGCGATGAAGTTAACTGGGAAAGAGATGCTTTAGAGGTTAATATAGACCATATCAATGGTTTTTGGAGAGAGTTGAAATGGAATATATTACCGTATAAAAAAAGTTTGAAGAAGAGTAATTTTCGAGATTTTGAGGAAAGTGTAACTGAGTAATAGAAAGTGAGGTCATAGCCCTTACGCGGCGATTTTTCGGCGTGATATGGTTGGACCATAGTAGTTAGCTTTATTCACGTAATACAAAGGAGGTCAAAACGCGTTCAGGCGTGTTCATAAGTTTTGACGATAGCCTAAACTTATGCACGTTTATGTTGGCACTAACATGCCGTAACACAAAACATTTCTTCGCCGTTCATTTCCAAATGGTACGCTTTCACATCCAAACACCAGGCTAAAACACAGCACCCGCCGCCGGACGAACGGTAGATGTCTAGAAATCTATCGTTGTCGTAATTCCCCCACGGCCACCGCTTTATGCGCAGGACGAATGAGTCTGCGTGGTGGCACCCTTTATTAAATGGATTCCTGAATTTCCCTTCAGTGGGAAACGGGCATTGATTTGTCCCGTATGGTTGTTGTGTGGCGCACCTTCGTGCCATAGGCAGGTCACTCCCCGGCAAACGGGGAGGGGTTGACCTGTTTTGTCTCAGAGGATTGCGACAAAATGTAGGGATAGGATTGAATGATTTGTCGGACAATAGAAAAAGGGCCGCATCCTTGAGGATACGGCCCTGTTTCATTCTGGTGCCGAAGAGAAGACTCGAACTTCCACGGTCGTGAAACCACATGGTCCTGAACCATGCGTGTCTACCAATTCCACCACTTCGGCACGTTCAGGCGAAGAGGGGTATATATGGCTGGCGGATGGTTGGCAAGCATTTTTTGCATGGAAATGCACAAAGGGTAGAGATTGTCCGGCCTGCTGCGTTGAACGCCTTGAATTCGCCGGGGAATGTCGGTATCGACAGGGCTCAACCGGAGTATTCAATGGACAATTTTCTGCTGCTGGGCATCTGCTTTGCGCTGGGCGTAGGGCTGCGGATCGCGGGGATCATAGACGAGCATGGGCCAGCCGCGCTCAACGCGGTCATCATCCACATGTCTCTGCCTGCCTTGGCCCTGCTGTATGCCCATGACCTGCCTCTTGGGCCGGAGCTGATTCCGCCTGCGGCCATGGCCTGGATCGTCTTCGGTGTGGGGTATGTCCTGTTCACCTTTCTCGGCCGTCGCATGGGCTGGGACCGCAAGACCGTCGTCTGCCTGGCCCTGACCGGGGGCTTGGGCAACACCTCCTTCGTGGGGCTGCCCATGATCGAGGCCTTTTACGGCCCCCAGTATCTCGGCGTGGGCATGCTCTGCGACACGGCAGGCTCCTTCATGGTTCTTGCCGGCCCCGGCATCGTCCTGGCAGCCGGAGCCTCGGGCCGGGATGTGAGCGGGCGTGAACTGGCCCGCAAAGTCCTGTTCTTTCCGCCGCTTATCGCCATCGTCCTCGGGTTCGCCCTGCATGCGGTTCCCTATCCTCAATGGCTCACCGGGATGCTTACGCGCCTTGGCTCCACCTTGAGCCCCCTGGCGCTGTTGTCCGTGGGCCTGACCCTGCGCTTCAAATCCATCGCGGGTGTGGGGAAGGAGTTGGCCGTTGGCCTGGGCTACAAGTTGGCCGTGGCTCCCGTGCTCATACTGGTTCTGTATGTCTGGGTGTTGGGGCAGACGGACATGGCCACCAAGGTGACGATCTTCGAGGCGGGCATGGGGCCGATGATCTCCGGCGGGATTATCGCCATGACCTACGGCGCCCGTCCCAATTTGGCCGCGGCCATGCTCGGCATAGGCGTGCCACTCTCCATCATGACCCGTCCCTTGTGGTACTGGCTGCTTACATTCATCTGAGCCGACCTCTTCAGCACAATGAAAAGGGCGCGCCGCCATAAGCGGTGCGCCCTTTATTTTTATTGTCCGCAAGCAGACTAGAACCGTTCGAAATCCTGGTCGTCCATATCCATGTCCAGGTCGAGTCCGCCGTCATCGGTTGCCTGCGGCCTTGCCGGCGGCAGTTGTGCCTGCGTGGGACGGGAGACCTTGGTCCGGGTGGTTCCGGCGCGGTCGGCCATGTGTTGGACCGCCTTGGGCCTGGGACGGGAGGCCGAACGGGAGTCGATGGTGAAGTACTGCATGGCCTGCTGAAGCTGACCGGCCTGGGAAGTGAATTCCTTGGCCGTCGCCGCCAACTCTTCGGAGGCCCCGGCGTTCTGCTGGATGACACTGTCCAGCTCCTGGATGGCCTTGTTGATTTCCTGAGCTCCGGCGTTCTGCTCGGTGCTGGCCGCCGAGATTTCCTGGACCAGATCGGCGGTCTTGCGGATGTCGGGCACCATGCGGGTCAGCATGGCTCCGGCTTCGTCGGCCTTGGCCAGGGTGGAGGTGGACAGCTCGCCGATCTCGGCCGCCGCTGCGCCGCTTCGTTCCGCCAGCTTGCGCACCTCGGCGGCAACCACGGCGAATCCCTTGCCCGCCTCGCCTGCGCGAGCCGCCTCGATGGCCGCGTTCAGGGCCAGGAGGTTGGTCTGCCGGGCGATCTCCTCGATGATGGAGATCTTTTCGGCGATGTTCTTGATGGAGTGGACGGCTTCCATGACGGTGTCTCCGCCCTTTTGCGCGTCCAGAGCCGTCTGGTGAGCCATGCGCTCGGTCTGGGTGGCGTTCTCCGTATTGCGGCTGATCTGGCCGATCATTTCTTCCATTGAAGCGGAGACTTCTTCCACGGACGCGGCCTGGCGGTTGGCGCCATCGGCCAGGGACGTGGCCGAGCTGGTCACTTCGCTACTGCCCGAGGCCACCTGGTCCGCCCCGTCCTTGGCCTGGCCCACAATCTGCCGCAGGCGGCGAACCATAACCCCCAGGGAGGCGGTCAGCCTGCCGGGTTCGTCCTGGTATTCGGAGGAAATGTCCTGAGTCAGGTCGCCCGCGGCAACACTGTCAGCCAGTTCCAGCGCTTCGTGCAGAGGCTGGATGATGGAACGCACGATGAGCAGACAGAAGGGCAGGATGACCACGGCGAAGATGCCGAGGATGGCGCTGCCGATAATCCAGACGTAGCTGGAAACGATGTCTTCGATCTGGTTCGTGATGTCCAGCTTCTTGTCGTTCACGTTGTCGAGGTACACGCCGGTACCGATCCACATGTCGGTGCCGGGGATGAGCGTGGCGTAAGAAAGCTTGGGCTGGTCGCCCTTGCCGGGCTTGGGCCAGATATAGGTCAGGAACCCGCCGCCGTTATGAGCCAGCTTGTTCAGCTCGACGACCAGCTGCACGCCGTTGGGGTCCTTGAGATGGCTCAGATCCTTGCCCTGCAGGGAGTGGTTCGGAGGCAGGGAAATGTTGGTCGTCTTGTTGTAGACGAAGAAGTAGCCCGACTTGTCGCTTTCAAAGCGGATTTTATCCACCAGCTTGCGGATGATTTCGATCTTGGCGTTTTCGTCGGGCACATCGGCGATGGCAGCGGCGATGCTTTCCGCCATGGCCTTGGTGGAGACTTCGATTTTGCTGTTCTCCCCCTCGAGCATGGCCTTTGTGGCGAAGTCGACACCGACGTCCTTGACTTTGTTCACACCGTCCAGGAAGGCTAGGGTAAACCCGGCCGTAAAGACGACGATGCAGCATATCAGTAATAAAATACGTACTTTGATGGTCATTTTTCTGAGCATTTGCTTCTCCTTGCAGTATGGACAGTTACAGCGGTTACCAAATTGCTCGTCTTTGCACCATAGCGGTATTGCAGATTATAACGGACTCTGAGGATGTGGTAATAGCGGGTATACCGGGATGGACGGCCTCAGGGGAGTTCCATCCCGGCCGCAATCCTGATAGGAAGCCCTTCGTGACAAGACTTAGCAACTATACCGAACTGACCGCCTACATGGACCGGCTGGGCCTCTTCCACATGGACTTGACGCTTGGCCGCATGGAAGCTTTCTGGAACGCCCGCGGCCGGCCCACCGTACCCGTGGTCCATGTGGTAGGCACCAACGGCAAGGGCTCCACTTCCTCCTTTTTGACTTCTTTGGCCCGTGCCCACGGGCAAAAGGTCGGCACGTTCACGTCGCCCCATTTCGTTTCTCCGCGAGAGCGAATCCTGGTCAACCGTCGCATGTTGTCCCGCGATGATTGGCTGACGTTGGGCAATGAAATCCTGTCCGTGCCCGGCGGCGAGGAACTGACCTATTTCGAATTTCAGACCTGCCTGGCCATGCTCGCGTTCGAACGGGCTCGTGTGGACCTGGCCGTCATGGAGGCCGGATTGGGAGGCCGCTTCGACGCGACCAACGTGTTCCGGCCGGAACTGACCCTGTTCACCCCCATGGGGTTGGACCATGAGAAGATTCTCGGCCCCACCTTGACCGATATAGCTCGGGACAAGGCCGGAGCTATCCACGAGGGTGGGGTGGCCCTGACCGGCCCCCAGGACCCCGAAGCCATTATCCAATTACAGGAACGTGCCGAGAAAGTGCGGGCGAGGCTGGTTTATGCCGTGGACGCGGCCGGGCCGGTTGACGGCGTCAGGCTCGGGCTTAGGGGCATCCACCAGACCTC is a window of uncultured Pseudodesulfovibrio sp. DNA encoding:
- the modA gene encoding molybdate ABC transporter substrate-binding protein, translated to MKRICSLILAFCLLIPSGAFAADLFIAQAANFTPVMKEIIPAFEKATGLKAQATYASTGKLYGQIVNDAPFDIFLAADEKRPNKLFADGLAEKPFVYAKGQVVLWSNDKNFCGDDWKATVVNDAVKRVSIANTETAPYGTSSMKAMQAVGIWEKVQPKLVFGQSISQAFQFASTGSADAGFCAYSSVFTEVGKKGCFTVVDEAPPVIQAACVLKSAPHADAAAKFVKFLASPEVQAMKLKYGYK
- the modB gene encoding molybdate ABC transporter permease subunit; this encodes MDWTPLILSAKLAIWTMLLIPILASPMASLLAFGRFKGKSLLDAVVTLPMVMPPTVLGFALLVVMGPRGYLGGAWEDVTGNRLVFSFSGILIASLIFNLPFAVQPLRASLEKLDPRLLESAAVLGLSPLSTFFRIVLPNCLGGLAAASILVFAHSLGEFGVILMVGGSIPGQTQVASVAIFEAVEALRFDDAFRMSAALIPVCFAVLLIINKINARRA
- a CDS encoding ATP-binding cassette domain-containing protein codes for the protein MLNVEMTKRLKHFDLDISFSCAPGELTAVIGPSGAGKTTLVRLLAGLERPDGGRITFGDTVWADAGSRVFLPARKRGLGLVFQDYTLFPHLSIRKNVAFAASSEERVDELMTMFGIRHLESSKPSGISGGERQRAAFCQALARDPVLLLLDEPFSALDVANRRNLRSCLKELKSELNIPILHVTHDLDEALFLGDTILAVESGKIAPNWLKEQQAIQHRLAVSGLARSDGGAAACANGPRPVEHALLGCG
- a CDS encoding metallophosphoesterase; the encoded protein is MTAYVFLRLDGVPVMGAFSRRPRLRMAMAAWLVIVVGRYSGLANFGPWTQVAETSALSLLIFLFFCALLLAVVDLITGFGVLLPRVSARLRGLAVMGALVLFGIALVQGHRAPVVTEYEVALPGLPGNLDGIVAVVASDLHVGTQVGPDWLQARVDQILALQPDIILLPGDIVEGHSRYLDELEPILRRLEAPLGVYAVPGNHENYGSPIKALGTLARSGITVLVDKWVTPAPGLVVAGVEDLDSIPEERRHLDPVALALENRPAGATILLSHTPRRYDQAADLGTQLMLCGHTHGGQIWPFNYVERLIYPLVEGRFAIGPMTLIVSRGAGSWGVRMRLWKPGEILRITLRAN
- a CDS encoding TOBE domain-containing protein, whose protein sequence is MKLSARNLIPGKVKEVTIGMVNAEVVIEIAPAVEVVSVITKNSVERMDIKVGDEVEAMVKATSVMIAKD
- the rfbG gene encoding CDP-glucose 4,6-dehydratase, with the protein product MIPFSDYYSGRRVFLTGHTGFKGAWLALWLHSLGAEVTGYSLVPPSEPNLFEAADVADRIRHVNGDILNAEALERAMAESRPEVVFHLAAQALIPDSLEHPLETLKINVMGSANVLEAVRRTDSVRAVVCASTDKIYDNLAQPWGYREIDPLGGHDPYSATKGAMELVCASWNRSFFLPEGRVGSATVRAGNYIGGGDFGAYRLVPDYVRAVRDGRILEIGRPNLVRQWQHVLEPLSGYLWLAVKLAEDPARFGGPWNFAPADNTCSDETLVETIRSVSRMGGWKVVPGDGRDGSEEGVLKLCSDKAAVELQWKAVLDLKRTVDMTMRGYDPFLGREFDAGEVCLGQIDEYTALAARRGMAWAL
- a CDS encoding AEC family transporter, whose translation is MDNFLLLGICFALGVGLRIAGIIDEHGPAALNAVIIHMSLPALALLYAHDLPLGPELIPPAAMAWIVFGVGYVLFTFLGRRMGWDRKTVVCLALTGGLGNTSFVGLPMIEAFYGPQYLGVGMLCDTAGSFMVLAGPGIVLAAGASGRDVSGRELARKVLFFPPLIAIVLGFALHAVPYPQWLTGMLTRLGSTLSPLALLSVGLTLRFKSIAGVGKELAVGLGYKLAVAPVLILVLYVWVLGQTDMATKVTIFEAGMGPMISGGIIAMTYGARPNLAAAMLGIGVPLSIMTRPLWYWLLTFI
- a CDS encoding methyl-accepting chemotaxis protein, translated to MLRKMTIKVRILLLICCIVVFTAGFTLAFLDGVNKVKDVGVDFATKAMLEGENSKIEVSTKAMAESIAAAIADVPDENAKIEIIRKLVDKIRFESDKSGYFFVYNKTTNISLPPNHSLQGKDLSHLKDPNGVQLVVELNKLAHNGGGFLTYIWPKPGKGDQPKLSYATLIPGTDMWIGTGVYLDNVNDKKLDITNQIEDIVSSYVWIIGSAILGIFAVVILPFCLLIVRSIIQPLHEALELADSVAAGDLTQDISSEYQDEPGRLTASLGVMVRRLRQIVGQAKDGADQVASGSSEVTSSATSLADGANRQAASVEEVSASMEEMIGQISRNTENATQTERMAHQTALDAQKGGDTVMEAVHSIKNIAEKISIIEEIARQTNLLALNAAIEAARAGEAGKGFAVVAAEVRKLAERSGAAAAEIGELSTSTLAKADEAGAMLTRMVPDIRKTADLVQEISAASTEQNAGAQEINKAIQELDSVIQQNAGASEELAATAKEFTSQAGQLQQAMQYFTIDSRSASRPRPKAVQHMADRAGTTRTKVSRPTQAQLPPARPQATDDGGLDLDMDMDDQDFERF
- a CDS encoding cyanophycin synthetase translates to MTRLSNYTELTAYMDRLGLFHMDLTLGRMEAFWNARGRPTVPVVHVVGTNGKGSTSSFLTSLARAHGQKVGTFTSPHFVSPRERILVNRRMLSRDDWLTLGNEILSVPGGEELTYFEFQTCLAMLAFERARVDLAVMEAGLGGRFDATNVFRPELTLFTPMGLDHEKILGPTLTDIARDKAGAIHEGGVALTGPQDPEAIIQLQERAEKVRARLVYAVDAAGPVDGVRLGLRGIHQTSNARLALAGWRWFAAGHSLRTDHATEVFGLESTFLPGRFQFVELDGQEIILDGAHNAHAMAALSAALRADNIRPGKVVFACLRDKNLTDMLPFIRSFSDGPILVPAMKGERAADNRAIAEAIGGKAEASESLEAALEQGSDIDGPTLVCGSLYLLAEFYILNPRFLTA